A single Sulfurimonas aquatica DNA region contains:
- the gmhB gene encoding D-glycero-beta-D-manno-heptose 1,7-bisphosphate 7-phosphatase, protein MNKTLFLDRDGVINTEKDYLYKVEDFDFINGIFDLCRYYQDLGYLIVVVTNQSGIARGYYSEDDFNILTNWMLEEFFNNDVIISGVYFCPHHPDISGECECRKPSPGMLFDAKNDLDIDLENSIIIGDKERDIEAGINAGLKLTYLFDESNKVTNSKATYILNKFADIRE, encoded by the coding sequence ATGAATAAAACTCTTTTCTTAGATCGTGACGGTGTCATTAATACTGAAAAAGATTATCTATATAAAGTTGAAGATTTTGATTTTATAAATGGTATTTTTGACTTATGTAGATATTATCAAGATTTAGGTTATTTAATTGTTGTTGTGACTAATCAATCTGGTATTGCTAGAGGATACTACTCTGAAGATGATTTCAATATTTTAACAAATTGGATGCTTGAAGAGTTTTTTAATAATGATGTAATTATAAGCGGTGTCTATTTTTGTCCACATCATCCTGATATTTCAGGTGAATGTGAATGTAGGAAGCCTAGTCCTGGAATGCTATTTGATGCTAAAAATGATTTAGACATTGATTTAGAAAACTCTATTATTATAGGTGATAAAGAGAGAGATATAGAAGCTGGAATTAATGCTGGTCTAAAATTAACTTACCTATTTGATGAGAGTAATAAAGTAACTAATTCTAAAGCTACATATATACTCAATAAGTTTGCTGATATACGGGAGTAA
- a CDS encoding asparaginase domain-containing protein, with protein MFILNCGGTFNKRYNKLNGELEVPFDNNAIEKILDSSTENNTISGAIYKDSIDMLSSDRKAIADIILHSVEDKFIVIHGTDTMSLTAEFLAEVIKNKTVVLTGAMKPFEIDNIESTLNLGISIGFVNGNNKHGIFIAMNGFVEPWNNVVKNKVLGKFELVR; from the coding sequence ATGTTTATCTTAAATTGTGGTGGAACTTTTAATAAAAGATATAATAAATTAAATGGGGAGTTAGAGGTACCATTTGATAATAATGCAATTGAGAAGATATTAGATAGTTCAACAGAAAATAATACTATATCTGGAGCTATTTATAAAGATAGTATTGATATGCTCAGTAGTGATAGAAAGGCTATCGCAGATATAATATTGCACTCTGTCGAAGATAAATTTATTGTTATTCATGGAACAGATACTATGAGCCTAACAGCTGAATTTTTAGCAGAAGTTATAAAAAATAAAACTGTTGTTTTAACTGGTGCTATGAAACCTTTTGAAATAGACAATATTGAATCTACTTTAAACCTTGGGATATCTATAGGGTTTGTAAATGGAAATAATAAACACGGGATATTTATAGCTATGAATGGTTTTGTTGAACCTTGGAACAATGTAGTAAAGAATAAAGTATTAGGAAAGTTTGAACTTGTCAGATAA
- a CDS encoding heavy metal translocating P-type ATPase gives MSDKVACSHCHLEFSTDIMIKENELYFCCKGCQGVYHLLCDEGLDTFYDKAGDSKLAPPKLQYENSSNFNTKSFYEKFVSKNSDGFSEVSLIIEGIHCSACVWLNEKALHKMDGVVEANINFTNNKASIVWVDDILKLSQIIDMIRAIGYNAYPYDASLQEVHANEERKEYYLRMAVAIFASMNIMWIAVAQYAGYFTGITQETKTTLNIAEWVLSTPVLFYSGWVFFRGSYYGLKNKVVNMDLLVATGALLTYIYSIYITLTEYGEAYFDSVSMIVTFVLIGKFLEVLSKKNAADALDIISQQMPNEVNVVRNEKIVPLKLDDVAIGDVVVLVSGERVLLDGEILKGEGSFDESSLTGESKPIYKKHLDSVISGTLSIDADIHFKVLKDFKHSTLSNLVTLLENAIQKKPKIEQLANKLSEHFSTTILVLSIITFFVWFFWPHSFEESLMVSISVIVIACPCALGLATPVATLVGLSLGASRRVLFKEAAQLETMAKSNVLVVDKTGTLTFGKPEVVHEHILSDFEHKYLYSLVKPSHHPVAQGIQNFLLGKNEAVEELIFDTYTQVPGKGIIANIAENEVIGGNLSFMLEHGVMSEYESKNTLFYFAINKSIVSIYELSDKIKDGAKELVKNLNAKDIEVVMLTGDHKHSAMHVANEIGITNIHHECSPKDKLEYIDELHTQNKRVVMVGDGINDILALAKADIGIVMGSGNDIAVEISDVVLLDSTLGALLDAFNISRITFNLIKQNFVISLLYNAITIPLAMAGYVIPLIAALSMSFSSLLVVGNSLRIKYKFNRS, from the coding sequence TTGTCAGATAAGGTAGCCTGTTCGCACTGTCATTTAGAGTTTTCTACAGATATTATGATCAAAGAAAATGAGCTTTACTTTTGCTGTAAAGGATGCCAGGGTGTTTATCATCTTTTATGTGATGAAGGACTTGATACTTTTTATGATAAAGCTGGCGATTCTAAGCTAGCACCTCCTAAACTACAATATGAAAACTCATCTAATTTTAATACAAAATCTTTTTATGAAAAGTTTGTTTCAAAAAACTCTGATGGGTTTAGTGAGGTCTCTTTAATAATAGAGGGTATTCATTGCTCAGCCTGTGTATGGTTAAATGAAAAAGCTTTACATAAAATGGATGGTGTCGTTGAGGCCAATATTAACTTTACAAACAATAAGGCGTCGATTGTTTGGGTAGATGATATTCTTAAACTATCACAAATTATTGATATGATTAGAGCTATAGGTTACAATGCTTACCCTTATGACGCGTCACTGCAAGAAGTTCATGCAAATGAAGAACGCAAAGAGTATTACCTTAGAATGGCCGTTGCTATTTTTGCTTCTATGAATATTATGTGGATAGCAGTTGCACAGTATGCTGGATATTTTACTGGTATAACACAAGAGACAAAAACTACACTAAACATTGCTGAATGGGTTCTCTCAACTCCTGTACTTTTTTATAGTGGATGGGTCTTTTTTCGGGGTTCATATTATGGACTAAAGAATAAAGTAGTGAATATGGATTTACTCGTGGCTACCGGAGCTTTATTAACATATATTTACTCTATATATATTACTTTAACAGAATATGGTGAAGCATATTTTGACTCTGTTAGTATGATTGTTACATTTGTTTTAATTGGTAAGTTCTTAGAAGTTCTTAGTAAAAAAAATGCAGCAGATGCTTTGGACATTATCTCTCAGCAAATGCCAAATGAAGTAAATGTGGTTCGTAACGAAAAAATAGTGCCTTTAAAGCTTGATGATGTTGCTATTGGAGATGTTGTTGTTTTAGTATCGGGAGAAAGAGTACTTTTAGACGGTGAAATTCTAAAGGGTGAAGGCTCATTTGATGAATCAAGTTTAACAGGCGAGAGTAAACCAATATACAAAAAACATTTAGATAGCGTTATAAGTGGGACGCTTAGCATTGATGCAGATATACATTTTAAAGTATTAAAAGATTTTAAGCACTCAACACTCTCCAACTTAGTAACATTATTAGAAAATGCAATTCAAAAAAAGCCTAAGATTGAACAGTTGGCAAATAAGCTATCTGAACATTTTTCAACTACAATACTTGTTTTATCAATTATTACTTTTTTTGTATGGTTTTTTTGGCCTCATAGTTTTGAAGAGTCCCTAATGGTTAGCATTTCTGTAATAGTTATAGCTTGTCCATGTGCCCTTGGACTAGCAACACCAGTTGCTACTTTAGTTGGGCTTAGTCTTGGAGCCTCGAGAAGAGTTTTATTTAAAGAAGCGGCTCAACTTGAAACAATGGCAAAAAGCAATGTGTTAGTTGTAGATAAAACAGGAACATTAACATTTGGGAAGCCAGAAGTTGTTCATGAGCATATATTAAGTGATTTTGAGCATAAATACCTTTACTCATTGGTAAAACCTTCTCATCATCCAGTTGCACAAGGAATACAAAATTTTTTATTGGGAAAAAATGAAGCAGTAGAAGAGTTAATATTTGACACTTATACTCAAGTGCCAGGCAAGGGGATTATAGCAAATATTGCAGAGAATGAAGTTATTGGTGGAAATCTTTCATTTATGCTTGAACATGGAGTTATGAGCGAATATGAGAGTAAAAATACACTCTTTTACTTTGCAATCAATAAAAGCATTGTCTCTATATATGAGTTGAGTGATAAGATAAAAGATGGCGCTAAAGAGTTAGTTAAAAACTTAAACGCTAAAGATATTGAAGTTGTCATGCTAACAGGTGATCATAAGCATAGTGCTATGCATGTGGCTAATGAAATTGGAATTACAAATATTCATCATGAATGCTCACCTAAAGATAAGTTAGAATATATTGATGAGTTACATACTCAAAACAAGAGAGTTGTTATGGTGGGAGATGGAATCAATGATATTTTGGCACTTGCTAAAGCAGACATAGGAATCGTTATGGGAAGTGGTAATGACATTGCAGTAGAAATAAGCGATGTAGTTTTACTTGATAGTACTTTAGGTGCCTTATTGGATGCTTTTAATATTTCAAGAATTACATTCAATCTTATTAAGCAAAATTTTGTAATATCACTTCTATACAATGCCATTACAATACCATTAGCTATGGCAGGATATGTTATTCCTCTAATAGCAGCACTCTCTATGAGTTTTAGTTCTCTTTTAGTCGTTGGAAACTCATTAAGAATAAAATATAAATTTAATAGGAGTTGA
- the ccoS gene encoding cbb3-type cytochrome oxidase assembly protein CcoS, whose translation MDNGIIIMMLIGSLILGGIALFAFLWAVKNGQFDDEERFLNAVKFDSEEDLNDAVQREKKLKELKKK comes from the coding sequence ATGGATAATGGAATAATAATAATGATGTTAATTGGTTCTTTAATCTTGGGAGGAATAGCACTCTTTGCATTTCTTTGGGCTGTTAAAAATGGCCAGTTTGATGATGAAGAGAGATTTTTAAATGCTGTTAAGTTTGATAGTGAAGAGGATTTAAATGATGCTGTTCAAAGAGAAAAAAAGTTAAAAGAGTTGAAGAAAAAGTAG
- a CDS encoding c-type cytochrome, giving the protein MKKIVIASIATLALATSSMAAAVNGKACLACHGADWSKKAMGKSKVVSEMTHADIAASLKGYKNGTYGGPMKGIMKGQVGRFSDAELDAFAQTIGK; this is encoded by the coding sequence ATGAAAAAAATCGTTATCGCTTCAATAGCTACTTTAGCACTAGCAACATCTTCTATGGCAGCAGCTGTAAATGGTAAAGCATGTTTAGCTTGTCATGGTGCAGATTGGTCTAAAAAAGCTATGGGTAAATCTAAAGTAGTATCTGAAATGACTCATGCTGACATTGCTGCTTCACTTAAAGGTTACAAAAATGGAACTTATGGTGGACCAATGAAAGGTATCATGAAAGGTCAGGTTGGAAGATTTTCTGATGCTGAGTTAGATGCATTTGCACAAACTATCGGTAAATAA
- the rfaD gene encoding ADP-glyceromanno-heptose 6-epimerase yields the protein MRYIEDDLTNKTILITGGAGFIGSNLALYFQENHPAAKIVVLDSFRSGETLSNGNLKSFGHFKNLIGFRGEIISGDINDKDLLLDLEINYKFDYIFHEAAISDTTALEQDLMIKTNVNAYKDLLDLAVAHDANMIYASSAATYGNAESPQRVGREAPNNVYGFSKLSMDNLSRQYMETSDISIVGLRYFNVYGAGEYFKNSTASMILQFGHQLLSGKNPRLFENSDKILRDFIYVGDIIQANIKAMKPKESGIYNVGTGKARSFQDIVDILQKELGTSFECEYIPNPFIGSYQFHTEADITTTKEALGYEPAYEMEDGIKAYVGEIKRIYESEVK from the coding sequence ATGAGATATATAGAAGATGATTTAACAAATAAGACAATCCTTATAACAGGTGGTGCAGGATTTATAGGTTCTAACTTGGCATTATACTTTCAAGAGAACCATCCTGCTGCAAAAATTGTAGTATTGGATAGTTTTAGAAGTGGAGAAACACTTTCCAATGGTAACCTCAAAAGTTTTGGTCACTTTAAAAACCTTATAGGCTTTAGGGGTGAAATCATTAGTGGTGATATAAATGATAAAGATTTATTGCTAGACTTAGAAATAAACTATAAATTTGATTATATTTTTCATGAAGCAGCGATTTCAGATACAACTGCTTTAGAGCAAGACCTAATGATAAAAACAAATGTTAATGCATATAAAGATCTTCTTGATTTAGCGGTAGCGCATGATGCGAATATGATTTATGCCTCTTCAGCAGCTACATACGGGAATGCAGAGTCCCCACAAAGAGTTGGGAGAGAAGCTCCAAATAATGTGTACGGATTTTCTAAACTAAGCATGGATAATTTAAGCCGTCAATATATGGAAACTTCAGATATCAGTATTGTAGGTCTACGTTATTTCAACGTATATGGTGCCGGAGAATACTTTAAAAATAGTACCGCTTCAATGATTTTACAATTTGGACATCAGTTGTTAAGTGGGAAAAATCCCCGCCTTTTTGAAAACAGTGATAAGATACTTCGCGATTTTATATATGTAGGCGATATCATTCAGGCAAATATTAAAGCGATGAAGCCAAAAGAGAGTGGTATCTATAATGTAGGGACTGGTAAGGCGCGAAGTTTTCAAGATATTGTAGATATTCTACAAAAAGAACTAGGTACTTCATTTGAGTGTGAATATATACCTAACCCATTCATAGGCTCTTATCAGTTTCACACAGAAGCTGATATTACTACAACAAAAGAGGCCCTGGGATATGAACCAGCATATGAGATGGAAGATGGAATAAAAGCTTATGTAGGTGAAATTAAACGCATTTATGAGAGTGAAGTTAAATAA
- the rfaE1 gene encoding D-glycero-beta-D-manno-heptose-7-phosphate kinase, whose amino-acid sequence MHILKKAKPNILVIGDLMIDHYLWGSCERISPEAPVQVVDIAKETTVLGGAGNVINNLNALGSQVSVCSVIGSDDNGDELISMLQSIGVDSSNIITQKGRKTSKKSRVIAVSQQILRYDKESKDDISIESVEKILQSIKKSVSSYDMIILSDYGKGVLRDELCRGVIELANESNVKVLVDPKGSDFSKYRGAYLLTPNKKEAILATGIDIKDEESLTKALLKLKDECDLGISLITLSEDGIATYDDKLELFPTVAKEVFDVTGAGDTVIASIAFALSAGKSIQETAAFANLAAGVVVGKIGSATVTLNEIEEYEASLHKSTSDAHIKSFSEIDAIVKRSRLNGKKVVFTNGCFDILHVGHVKYLQIAKSFGDILIVGLNSDESVSRLKGPTRPVNIAEDRAYLLAALEAVDFVVPFSEDTPYELIKMIAPDVLVKGGDYEGKEVIGTEFASKLKLVDFVDGKSTTKTIEKIQGSTC is encoded by the coding sequence ATGCATATACTTAAAAAAGCTAAACCAAACATACTTGTGATTGGTGATTTAATGATAGACCATTATTTGTGGGGAAGCTGTGAAAGGATCTCCCCTGAAGCACCTGTTCAAGTTGTAGATATAGCAAAAGAGACAACAGTGCTTGGTGGAGCGGGAAATGTAATTAATAACTTAAATGCACTTGGTTCTCAAGTAAGTGTCTGCAGTGTTATAGGTAGTGATGATAATGGAGATGAACTTATATCGATGCTTCAATCGATAGGAGTAGATAGTAGTAATATAATTACTCAAAAGGGAAGAAAGACATCTAAAAAAAGTCGTGTAATAGCTGTTTCGCAGCAGATTCTGAGATATGATAAAGAGAGTAAAGATGATATTTCTATAGAGTCTGTAGAAAAAATATTGCAATCTATTAAAAAATCTGTATCATCATATGACATGATTATTTTATCTGATTATGGCAAAGGTGTTTTAAGGGATGAACTATGTAGAGGAGTTATAGAATTAGCTAATGAATCAAATGTTAAAGTATTAGTTGATCCAAAAGGGAGTGATTTTTCTAAATATCGCGGAGCTTATCTTTTAACACCAAACAAAAAAGAAGCGATACTAGCAACAGGAATAGATATAAAAGATGAGGAGAGTCTAACAAAGGCACTTCTTAAACTCAAAGACGAGTGTGACTTAGGCATATCTTTAATTACTCTCTCAGAAGATGGAATAGCAACTTATGATGATAAGCTAGAACTTTTTCCAACTGTAGCCAAAGAAGTCTTTGATGTAACGGGAGCTGGAGATACAGTTATAGCTTCTATTGCATTTGCCCTGTCTGCTGGTAAAAGTATACAAGAAACAGCTGCATTTGCAAATCTTGCTGCTGGAGTAGTCGTTGGAAAGATAGGCTCTGCAACTGTAACCCTAAATGAGATTGAAGAGTATGAGGCATCTCTGCATAAAAGTACATCTGATGCACATATTAAAAGTTTTAGTGAAATAGACGCTATAGTAAAAAGGTCGCGTTTAAATGGAAAAAAAGTTGTCTTTACAAATGGCTGTTTTGATATCTTACATGTTGGTCATGTGAAGTATCTTCAAATCGCAAAAAGTTTTGGAGATATCTTGATAGTTGGACTTAACTCTGATGAATCAGTCTCGCGTTTAAAAGGCCCAACTCGTCCTGTAAATATTGCAGAAGATAGAGCTTATCTTTTAGCGGCTCTTGAAGCTGTTGATTTTGTAGTTCCATTTAGTGAAGATACACCTTATGAGCTGATAAAAATGATAGCTCCGGATGTTCTAGTTAAAGGCGGTGACTACGAAGGTAAAGAAGTCATCGGAACGGAATTTGCTAGTAAATTAAAACTTGTTGATTTTGTCGATGGCAAGAGCACAACAAAAACTATAGAAAAAATACAAGGAAGTACATGTTAA
- the waaF gene encoding lipopolysaccharide heptosyltransferase II, protein MKILVILPNWLGDAVMATPAIELLSLHYPHARFTFIGSYVSIEALKHHPLCERAIVDETKKSSSRLFATYKLAKELDEFSLAVSFRNQIHSSLLLRFTSTVICIARSSWHSKLLLSHTPKIKTDKHLVEQYSELAMINTDHFNGESPNLKLYIQRKKFDRPTLGINAGATYGSAKRWYPERFAEVASSYSDKYDIIIFGGPNEVEMAEEIEDNLKALQIKNYTNLAGKTSINELCSFIAGCSLFITNDSGPMHVAAAYNVPTVSIFGPTRYKETSQWKNEKGLIVRHEMECSPCMKRECPLKHHNCMKEITASEVIEAVKELDLKD, encoded by the coding sequence ATGAAAATTTTAGTAATACTACCAAACTGGCTAGGTGATGCTGTAATGGCTACTCCAGCGATAGAACTCTTATCATTGCATTACCCTCATGCTAGATTTACCTTTATTGGAAGTTATGTAAGCATAGAAGCACTTAAACATCATCCACTATGTGAGAGAGCAATTGTAGATGAGACAAAGAAATCATCCTCGCGCCTATTTGCAACATATAAACTAGCAAAAGAACTCGATGAATTTTCACTTGCAGTTAGTTTTAGGAACCAAATACACTCGTCACTGCTACTGCGTTTCACATCAACGGTTATTTGCATTGCAAGATCTTCTTGGCACTCTAAGCTTCTACTTTCACATACGCCAAAAATTAAAACAGATAAGCACTTAGTAGAGCAGTACTCAGAACTTGCAATGATAAATACAGATCATTTTAATGGTGAAAGTCCAAATCTAAAACTATACATACAAAGAAAAAAGTTTGATAGACCAACACTAGGCATAAATGCCGGGGCAACTTATGGTAGTGCTAAACGCTGGTATCCAGAACGCTTTGCAGAAGTAGCATCCTCTTACAGCGATAAGTATGACATAATAATTTTTGGTGGACCAAACGAAGTTGAGATGGCAGAAGAGATAGAAGATAATCTTAAAGCCCTACAGATAAAAAACTACACAAATTTAGCAGGAAAAACATCTATTAATGAGCTCTGCTCTTTCATTGCTGGATGTTCTCTTTTTATTACAAACGATAGCGGTCCCATGCATGTAGCAGCTGCATACAATGTACCAACCGTTTCAATATTTGGACCAACAAGATATAAAGAGACTTCTCAGTGGAAAAATGAAAAAGGTTTGATTGTAAGACATGAGATGGAGTGTAGTCCATGTATGAAACGAGAATGCCCTCTAAAGCATCATAATTGTATGAAAGAGATAACAGCTTCTGAAGTTATAGAAGCTGTAAAAGAGTTAGATTTAAAAGACTAA
- a CDS encoding phosphatase PAP2 family protein — translation MNKKILNVNIIIWTLFILCSITFVLYPQIDLYISSLFYNDGFYLKGSFYEVFFYKSVPPLISTLAIGSIGIFFYNIFTHKNFLHIDRRTIIYIILVLSLAPGLIVNSTFKQNWQRARPGEIKEFGGDKVFTPAFIISDQGGNSFSSGHGAAAFSLLGFALLSRKRKRVWITLALGYGVAVSFARIIAGGHFFSDNVTSFFIVYISTYILHYYIIEKRT, via the coding sequence ATGAACAAAAAAATATTAAACGTAAATATTATTATTTGGACGCTGTTTATACTCTGTTCTATAACTTTTGTACTCTATCCACAAATAGATTTATATATTTCATCACTCTTTTATAATGATGGTTTTTATCTAAAAGGCTCCTTTTATGAAGTCTTTTTTTATAAATCTGTTCCCCCTCTTATTTCTACGCTTGCTATTGGAAGCATTGGAATTTTCTTTTACAATATATTCACACACAAAAATTTTCTCCATATTGATAGAAGAACGATTATTTATATAATTCTTGTTCTATCATTAGCACCTGGACTCATTGTTAACTCAACATTTAAACAAAATTGGCAGAGAGCTAGACCAGGAGAGATAAAAGAGTTTGGAGGAGATAAAGTTTTCACTCCTGCGTTTATAATTTCTGATCAAGGTGGCAACTCATTTAGTAGTGGGCATGGCGCGGCAGCGTTTAGTCTTTTAGGCTTTGCGCTTTTATCTCGTAAACGCAAGAGAGTTTGGATAACGCTTGCTCTGGGTTATGGAGTAGCTGTAAGTTTTGCTCGTATAATAGCAGGTGGACATTTCTTTAGTGATAATGTTACTTCATTTTTTATAGTATATATAAGCACCTATATTCTTCACTATTATATTATAGAGAAGCGTACATGA
- a CDS encoding glycosyl hydrolase, with translation MKAPFKWDTYSDQPLQLKDKSFKKKMRKNESLSLLKTILTALIVLPISLVLMPFVKRKQINSNEFFSMGVDFQREPEKTIEFIEELNIDRILLRFKLWEMNSLNELKEFIQKLENKKIILKILQDRENIEDLGLLKNNLSTIFETLGYSVDIYEIGSTINRAKWGFFSVDEYSKFYQVAYDLKTTSFPNIKLIGSGVIDFEYHFTAHTLFNFYKYKYDGISSLLYVDRRGAPENIQFIFALTDKIAWLSTMIWLSPKTTQELHITETNWPISGTTPYAPTSEFECIDEESYADFMLRYYMLAFASQQVESVSWHQLIAPGYGLIDNRDGLCKRSAFKTYKFMIKNLKNAQFLRLDIKRDYYILQCLVNDQLLQIHWSTKSTTLKNEDFFEAYSRDGELIKDETLNIGSSPIYLYIIKEVSQKVNCL, from the coding sequence ATGAAAGCACCTTTTAAATGGGATACGTATTCCGATCAACCTCTTCAGCTCAAAGATAAATCTTTTAAAAAAAAGATGCGAAAAAATGAGTCATTATCGCTTTTAAAAACAATTCTTACTGCGCTCATTGTCCTTCCAATATCTTTAGTATTGATGCCATTTGTTAAACGCAAGCAAATAAACTCTAACGAGTTCTTCTCAATGGGAGTTGATTTTCAAAGAGAGCCTGAGAAAACTATTGAGTTTATCGAAGAGTTAAACATAGATCGTATTCTCCTGCGTTTTAAGCTATGGGAGATGAACTCTCTAAATGAATTAAAAGAGTTTATACAAAAACTAGAAAATAAAAAAATAATTTTAAAAATACTCCAAGATAGAGAAAATATCGAGGACTTAGGACTTCTTAAAAATAATCTCTCAACTATATTTGAGACCTTAGGTTATTCAGTTGACATATATGAGATAGGTTCAACTATAAATCGCGCTAAATGGGGATTTTTCTCAGTAGATGAGTACTCAAAATTTTATCAGGTGGCTTATGATTTGAAAACTACTTCTTTTCCAAATATCAAACTTATCGGAAGTGGCGTTATAGATTTTGAGTATCACTTTACCGCTCATACGCTTTTTAACTTTTATAAGTACAAATATGATGGTATATCATCACTTTTATATGTAGATAGACGTGGTGCCCCTGAAAATATCCAATTTATATTTGCCTTAACTGATAAAATAGCATGGCTAAGTACTATGATATGGCTTAGTCCAAAAACTACACAAGAGTTACATATTACTGAGACCAACTGGCCAATTTCTGGAACTACGCCATATGCTCCCACTAGTGAATTTGAGTGCATAGATGAAGAGTCTTACGCAGACTTCATGTTGCGTTACTACATGCTTGCCTTTGCGTCACAACAAGTAGAGAGTGTCTCCTGGCACCAACTCATTGCTCCAGGATATGGACTCATTGATAATAGAGATGGTTTATGTAAACGCTCAGCATTTAAGACATATAAGTTCATGATTAAAAATCTAAAAAATGCGCAATTTTTAAGACTTGATATTAAACGCGACTATTATATACTTCAGTGTCTGGTAAATGATCAGCTTTTACAAATTCACTGGTCGACTAAATCAACAACGCTAAAAAATGAAGATTTCTTTGAAGCTTATTCAAGAGATGGAGAGTTAATAAAAGATGAAACATTAAATATTGGCTCATCACCGATATATTTATATATCATCAAAGAAGTATCGCAAAAAGTAAACTGCCTATAA
- a CDS encoding glycosyltransferase family 9 protein codes for MNILVVRTDKLGDFITALPAMYVLKKHDEKNRIIACVSAMNEVLARKCDFIDEVIVDNPHSSVEELSTKIKKQNIDASITLFSSTRVAFAQFLARIPIRIAPATKLAQVFYTHRVKQRRSQVKMAEFEYNLELTRELYSEINLEYKKPLLVLDDTKNVYDVFCMNNDIRRDIMAFHVGFGGSSDANWSTTEYEQLIRGVLKKKKYQVVMTFGPDEKKLYEEMQIRLRGEDVVFYFSLDGLTYFAKLISSFKLFVSTSTGTYHLASLVGCPTMTFFGDSLFASSSRWKSVGDIKLQKHFMLSVDEIKRQEMFDEVKKELIDY; via the coding sequence ATGAACATACTCGTAGTGCGGACTGATAAGTTAGGTGATTTTATTACAGCTCTTCCCGCAATGTATGTACTTAAAAAGCATGATGAGAAAAATAGAATTATCGCATGCGTCTCTGCAATGAATGAAGTCTTAGCTAGAAAGTGCGACTTTATTGATGAGGTGATAGTAGATAATCCACATAGTTCCGTTGAGGAGTTATCTACTAAAATTAAAAAACAAAATATAGACGCTTCTATAACGCTTTTTTCAAGCACGAGAGTGGCCTTTGCTCAGTTTTTAGCGAGAATTCCCATTAGAATCGCTCCTGCGACCAAGTTAGCGCAAGTTTTTTATACTCATAGAGTGAAGCAGAGACGAAGTCAAGTCAAAATGGCTGAGTTTGAATACAACTTAGAACTAACGCGAGAACTCTATAGTGAAATTAACTTGGAGTATAAGAAGCCACTCTTAGTGTTAGACGATACAAAAAACGTTTATGACGTATTTTGTATGAATAACGACATACGAAGAGACATTATGGCTTTTCATGTAGGGTTTGGAGGCTCTTCCGACGCTAACTGGAGCACTACAGAATACGAGCAACTTATCCGTGGAGTACTTAAAAAGAAGAAGTACCAGGTAGTAATGACATTTGGTCCTGATGAGAAAAAACTCTATGAAGAGATGCAAATAAGACTTCGTGGAGAAGACGTTGTTTTTTACTTCTCTTTAGATGGACTTACCTACTTTGCTAAGCTCATAAGTAGTTTTAAACTTTTTGTGAGCACGTCAACGGGAACATACCACCTTGCTTCTTTAGTTGGCTGTCCTACTATGACATTTTTTGGAGATTCACTTTTTGCGAGCTCTTCGCGTTGGAAATCAGTAGGCGATATAAAACTTCAAAAGCATTTTATGTTGTCTGTTGATGAGATTAAACGCCAAGAGATGTTTGATGAGGTAAAAAAGGAACTTATAGATTACTAA